A genome region from Halorussus pelagicus includes the following:
- the mdh gene encoding malate dehydrogenase, with protein MTKISVVGAAGTVGAAAAYNIALRDIADELVLVDIPDKEEDTVGQAADVNHGVAYDSNTTVRQGGYEATEGSDVVVITAGIPRQPGQTRIDLAGDNAPIMEDIGSSVAEYNDDFVTVTTSNPVDLLNRHLYETGERSREKVIGFGGRLDSARFRYVLSQRFDEPVQNVEATILGEHGDAQVPVFSKVRANGKDPEFSDDEKEEILEELKQSAMNVIEKKGATQWGPATGVGHMVEAVVRDTGAVLPGSVKLDGEYGHDDVALGVPVKLGSDGVQEVVEWDLTEFEREQLGEAADKLSEQYDEIA; from the coding sequence ATGACGAAAATCAGTGTGGTCGGCGCGGCCGGAACCGTCGGGGCCGCGGCGGCGTACAACATCGCGCTTCGGGACATCGCAGACGAACTGGTACTGGTAGACATCCCGGACAAAGAAGAGGACACCGTCGGGCAGGCCGCCGACGTGAACCACGGGGTCGCCTACGACTCGAACACCACCGTCCGACAGGGTGGCTACGAGGCGACCGAGGGTTCGGACGTAGTCGTCATTACTGCCGGGATTCCGCGCCAACCCGGCCAGACCCGCATCGACCTCGCGGGAGACAACGCGCCCATCATGGAGGACATCGGCTCCTCCGTCGCGGAGTACAACGACGACTTCGTGACCGTCACGACCTCGAACCCGGTGGACCTCCTGAACCGCCACCTCTACGAGACGGGCGAGCGCTCGCGCGAGAAAGTAATCGGCTTCGGCGGCCGCCTCGACTCCGCGCGATTCCGATACGTGCTGAGCCAGCGCTTCGACGAGCCGGTTCAGAACGTCGAGGCGACGATTCTGGGCGAACACGGCGACGCGCAGGTGCCGGTTTTCTCGAAGGTCCGCGCCAACGGCAAGGACCCCGAGTTCAGCGACGATGAGAAAGAAGAGATTCTGGAGGAACTCAAACAGAGCGCGATGAACGTCATCGAGAAGAAGGGCGCGACCCAGTGGGGTCCGGCCACCGGCGTCGGCCACATGGTCGAGGCCGTCGTCCGCGACACCGGCGCGGTCCTGCCCGGTTCGGTCAAACTCGACGGCGAGTACGGCCACGACGACGTGGCGCTGGGCGTCCCCGTCAAGCTCGGTAGCGACGGCGTGCAGGAAGTCGTCGAATGGGACCTGACCGAGTTCGAGCGCGAACAGCTCGGCGAGGCCGCGGACAAACTCTCCGAGCAGTACGACGAAATCGCGTAA
- a CDS encoding ATP-dependent DNA helicase — protein sequence MTVEIGDIPDLPDGVPEHFREQGIEELYPPQGEAVEAGVADGESVVASVPTASGKTLVAELAMLTSVARGGKALYIVPLRALASEKKAEFEEFEQYGIDVGVSTGNYDSDGDWLAQKDIIVATSEKVDSLVRNGAQWVDDLTCVVADEVHLVDDSHRGPTLEVTLAKLRKLNANLQTVALSATVGNADEIAEWLDATLVDSTWRPIDLQKGVLYGQALHLDDGSKKQISRGNEKATAALVEDTLTDEGSSLVFVNSRRNAEAAARRLGDVTRDYLTPEERTELRDIAAQIRDASDTQTSDDLADAVEKGSAFHHAGLSSESRELVEDAFRDRLVKVISATPTLAAGVNTPSRRVIVRDWRRYDGDVGGMQPLDVLEVHQMFGRAGRPGLDPYGEAVLIANSHDELDELFDRYVWAEPEPVRSKLAAEPALRTHILATVASGFADSEDELVSFLERTLYATQTDETGRLETVTQNVLDYLERNEFLEREDGGLRATGLGHRVSQLYIDPMSAAEIIDGIRSADERPTAMGLYHLVARTPDMYELYLRSGDREEYTELAYEREAEFLGSMPSEFEDNAFEDWLSALKTARLLEDWASELDEDDMAEEYGVGPGDIRGKVETAEWLLNAAERLAGELGLDSGPAIREAKKRVEYGVREELLDLAGVRNVGRKRARRLHEAGIESRADLRETNKSVILGALRGRRKTTETILENVGRKDPGLEGVEADGEVGDGDAAEAGSATSATERGDDGQQSLGDFE from the coding sequence GTGACTGTCGAAATCGGTGACATCCCGGACCTCCCCGACGGCGTTCCCGAACACTTCCGCGAGCAGGGCATCGAGGAGTTGTACCCGCCCCAAGGCGAGGCCGTTGAGGCCGGAGTCGCCGACGGCGAGAGCGTGGTCGCCAGCGTGCCGACTGCCAGCGGGAAGACGCTCGTCGCCGAACTGGCGATGCTCACCAGCGTCGCCCGCGGCGGGAAGGCCCTCTACATCGTCCCGCTGCGCGCGCTGGCCAGTGAGAAAAAAGCCGAGTTCGAGGAGTTCGAGCAGTACGGCATCGACGTGGGCGTCTCGACCGGAAATTACGACAGCGACGGCGATTGGCTCGCCCAGAAGGACATCATCGTCGCCACCAGCGAGAAGGTGGACTCGCTCGTCCGGAACGGTGCCCAGTGGGTAGACGACCTGACCTGCGTCGTCGCCGACGAGGTTCACCTCGTGGACGATTCCCATCGCGGACCCACGCTCGAAGTCACGCTCGCCAAACTCCGCAAGTTGAACGCGAACCTCCAGACGGTCGCGCTCTCGGCGACGGTGGGCAATGCCGACGAAATCGCGGAATGGCTCGACGCGACCCTCGTGGACTCGACGTGGCGGCCCATCGACCTTCAGAAGGGCGTCCTCTACGGCCAAGCCCTCCACTTGGACGACGGGTCGAAGAAACAGATTTCGAGAGGCAACGAGAAGGCCACCGCCGCGCTGGTCGAGGACACCCTGACCGACGAGGGGTCGAGCCTCGTTTTCGTCAACTCCCGGCGCAACGCCGAGGCCGCTGCCCGGCGACTCGGCGACGTGACCCGCGACTACCTCACGCCGGAGGAACGAACGGAACTCCGCGACATCGCCGCCCAAATTCGGGACGCAAGCGACACCCAGACCAGCGACGATTTGGCCGACGCCGTCGAAAAGGGGTCGGCGTTCCACCACGCAGGTCTCTCCAGCGAGAGCCGTGAACTCGTGGAAGACGCCTTCCGCGACCGACTCGTGAAAGTCATCTCCGCGACGCCGACGCTGGCCGCCGGGGTCAACACGCCCTCTCGCCGGGTCATCGTCCGCGACTGGCGGCGCTACGACGGAGACGTGGGCGGCATGCAACCGCTCGACGTGCTAGAGGTCCACCAGATGTTCGGCCGGGCAGGTCGCCCCGGACTCGACCCCTACGGCGAGGCGGTCCTCATCGCCAACAGCCACGACGAACTCGACGAACTGTTCGACCGCTACGTCTGGGCCGAACCCGAACCGGTCCGGTCGAAACTCGCGGCCGAACCCGCCCTGCGGACCCACATCCTCGCCACCGTCGCTTCCGGGTTCGCCGATTCGGAGGACGAACTCGTCTCGTTCCTCGAACGCACCCTCTATGCGACCCAGACCGACGAGACCGGTCGCCTCGAAACCGTCACCCAGAACGTCCTCGATTATCTGGAGCGCAACGAGTTCCTCGAACGCGAGGACGGAGGACTACGGGCGACCGGACTCGGCCACCGCGTCTCGCAACTCTACATCGACCCGATGAGCGCCGCCGAAATCATCGACGGGATCCGGTCGGCCGACGAGCGACCGACCGCGATGGGACTCTACCACCTCGTCGCGCGCACTCCCGACATGTACGAACTCTACCTGCGGTCGGGGGACCGCGAGGAGTACACCGAACTCGCCTACGAGCGCGAAGCCGAGTTCCTCGGATCGATGCCCTCGGAGTTCGAAGATAACGCCTTCGAGGACTGGCTCTCGGCGCTCAAGACCGCCCGACTGCTCGAAGATTGGGCCTCCGAGTTGGACGAGGACGACATGGCCGAGGAGTACGGCGTCGGTCCGGGCGACATCCGCGGCAAGGTCGAAACCGCCGAGTGGTTGCTCAACGCCGCCGAGCGACTCGCGGGCGAACTTGGTCTCGACTCCGGCCCGGCCATCCGCGAGGCGAAAAAGCGCGTCGAGTACGGCGTCCGCGAGGAACTGCTCGACCTCGCAGGTGTCAGGAACGTCGGCCGCAAACGCGCCCGGAGACTCCACGAGGCGGGTATCGAGTCTCGCGCCGACCTCCGAGAGACCAACAAGTCGGTCATTCTCGGGGCGCTCCGCGGTCGCCGGAAGACCACCGAGACCATCCTCGAAAACGTCGGGCGCAAGGACCCCGGCTTGGAGGGCGTCGAAGCGGACGGCGAGGTCGGTGACGGAGACGCCGCGGAAGCCGGGAGCGCGACCAGCGCGACCGAAAGGGGAGACGACGGACAACAGAGCCTCGGTGATTTCGAATGA
- a CDS encoding nucleoside phosphorylase, translating into MPIPNFGDKYDADALFSPEEAVSEQGDGGGLPDVPPAVILGFEDVLYESVVERSDESVNLVRSQEVHLLNDDVGFIGDFGIGAPVTATITENVIAAGAEVVCILGGCGCLQRSIPPNDAILPTTAIRDEGVSYHYLPPEEEVRATPNLVDALDESLSAAGVETHRGPTWTTSAMYRETVPEIEQYAEEGVVSLGMESAAMLAVAAYRGADAAVVHEIGDHLTPDEWESGVEREETFAELLDPTVEALREFVAADSGKN; encoded by the coding sequence ATGCCAATTCCGAACTTCGGCGACAAGTACGACGCCGACGCGCTCTTCTCTCCGGAGGAGGCCGTCTCCGAGCAAGGTGACGGTGGCGGTCTGCCGGACGTGCCGCCAGCGGTCATCCTCGGTTTCGAGGACGTACTCTACGAGTCAGTAGTGGAGCGTAGCGACGAGTCCGTGAATCTCGTTCGGAGCCAAGAGGTCCACCTGCTGAACGACGACGTGGGGTTCATCGGCGATTTTGGCATCGGTGCGCCGGTCACGGCGACTATCACGGAGAACGTCATCGCGGCCGGAGCGGAAGTCGTCTGCATCCTCGGCGGATGTGGCTGTCTCCAACGGTCAATCCCGCCGAACGACGCCATTCTACCGACCACGGCGATTCGGGACGAGGGCGTTTCGTACCACTATTTGCCACCTGAGGAAGAGGTGCGGGCCACCCCGAACCTCGTGGACGCGCTGGACGAGTCGCTCTCCGCGGCGGGCGTCGAGACCCACCGCGGGCCGACGTGGACCACCAGCGCGATGTACCGCGAGACCGTTCCCGAAATCGAGCAGTACGCCGAGGAGGGCGTCGTCTCGCTCGGCATGGAGAGTGCCGCGATGCTGGCGGTCGCGGCGTACCGCGGGGCGGACGCCGCCGTGGTCCACGAGATCGGCGACCACCTGACGCCCGACGAGTGGGAGTCCGGCGTCGAGCGCGAGGAGACCTTCGCGGAACTTCTCGACCCGACCGTGGAAGCGCTCCGGGAGTTCGTCGCCGCCGACTCCGGCAAGAATTAG
- a CDS encoding Sjogren's syndrome/scleroderma autoantigen 1 family protein, which yields MSDDSGFDKEAEREKLREKYGDDDADRENTRRMSELLLKGATMTGKHCDNCGDPIFRHDGQEFCPTCQHEAQQARSANADPNQSGERTDESPQTAGAADPANGTKSTDAADPTNAVDAAGAGADRGATDQQSDDEPRIEINDVRVADQHADRSNVRRPPSQVGDADESRRHGPDRTSGAHDHTHRHAQGASARDAGARRASARPQSDDAGDLAPARDALVRTLSDLAHRAEETDDVARARELLGATREAAEALAALDRANR from the coding sequence ATGAGCGACGACTCGGGATTCGACAAGGAGGCCGAACGCGAGAAACTTCGGGAGAAGTACGGCGACGACGACGCGGACCGCGAGAACACTCGCCGGATGAGCGAACTCCTCCTGAAGGGCGCGACGATGACGGGCAAACACTGCGACAACTGCGGCGACCCCATCTTCCGACACGACGGTCAGGAGTTCTGTCCAACGTGCCAACACGAGGCACAGCAGGCCCGGAGCGCGAACGCCGACCCGAATCAGTCCGGCGAGCGGACGGACGAATCCCCCCAGACTGCCGGGGCGGCCGACCCCGCGAACGGCACGAAATCCACCGACGCTGCGGACCCCACCAACGCCGTGGACGCCGCGGGCGCAGGTGCCGACCGGGGAGCGACCGACCAGCAGTCCGACGACGAACCCCGAATCGAAATCAACGACGTTCGGGTCGCCGACCAGCACGCCGACCGGTCGAACGTGCGCCGCCCGCCGTCGCAAGTCGGCGATGCCGACGAGTCTCGACGCCACGGACCCGACCGCACGTCGGGAGCGCACGACCACACCCACCGCCACGCACAGGGCGCGAGCGCCCGCGACGCGGGCGCTCGCCGCGCGTCCGCGCGACCCCAATCCGACGACGCGGGCGACCTCGCGCCCGCCCGCGACGCACTGGTCCGAACGCTCTCGGACCTCGCTCACCGCGCCGAGGAGACCGACGACGTGGCTCGCGCCCGCGAACTCCTCGGAGCAACCCGTGAGGCCGCCGAAGCACTCGCCGCGCTCGACCGGGCGAATCGATAA
- the cgi121 gene encoding KEOPS complex subunit Cgi121, which yields MKLVEGRAEIADLDAFLADIGTVADEFDCAIQAFDADYVLGEDHLRTAVERADRAFDRDANVARERAVEILLYAAGRRQINRALRMGVGEGETDVVVVVHSPEDDAEDEHAAAQAVGDLLAPASASTGAGALAPDRIDSEEVRDFFDVSETELDATDATLADLVRERVALLDVEK from the coding sequence ATGAAACTCGTCGAAGGCCGCGCCGAAATCGCCGACCTCGACGCGTTCCTCGCCGACATCGGGACCGTCGCCGACGAGTTCGACTGCGCGATTCAGGCGTTCGACGCCGACTACGTCCTCGGTGAGGACCACCTCCGAACTGCGGTCGAGCGCGCCGACCGCGCCTTCGACCGCGACGCGAACGTCGCCCGCGAGCGCGCGGTCGAAATCCTGCTGTACGCCGCGGGCCGCCGACAAATTAACCGCGCGCTCCGGATGGGCGTCGGCGAGGGCGAGACCGACGTGGTCGTCGTCGTCCACTCGCCGGAGGACGACGCCGAGGACGAACACGCGGCCGCCCAAGCGGTCGGCGACCTGCTCGCGCCTGCGTCCGCCTCGACGGGCGCGGGCGCGCTCGCGCCCGACCGAATCGACTCCGAGGAAGTCCGGGACTTCTTCGACGTGAGCGAGACCGAACTGGACGCCACGGACGCGACGCTCGCGGACCTCGTCCGCGAGCGCGTGGCCCTGCTTGACGTGGAGAAGTAA
- a CDS encoding ferredoxin encodes MRIEFDRDTCTGMFQCTAEWDAFEENRDDGKADLLDAEEETADTFVREIPEDAEFDAKMAARVCPVDAIRIYDDDGEQLIP; translated from the coding sequence ATGCGAATCGAGTTCGACCGCGACACCTGCACCGGGATGTTCCAGTGTACTGCCGAGTGGGACGCCTTCGAGGAGAACCGCGACGACGGGAAGGCCGACCTGCTCGACGCTGAGGAGGAGACCGCGGATACCTTCGTCCGCGAAATCCCGGAAGACGCCGAGTTCGACGCCAAGATGGCCGCGCGCGTCTGTCCAGTGGACGCCATCCGAATCTACGACGACGACGGCGAGCAGTTGATTCCCTGA
- a CDS encoding IMP cyclohydrolase, with protein sequence MYVGRFVVVGPKVAAYRVSSRSFPNRKIIERDGALTVAPTEDAPETDNPYISYNCARTVGDESAVVGNGSHVDPITEKLELGYPARDALAESLLALDYEKDDYDTPRIAGVLTDDSAFVGTVRSDALLVREVTEPTLVATYERNGPEAFDFAADSAAEAASRSYDLDFEHAVCAAGVTRTDAGFEFAVENGV encoded by the coding sequence ATGTACGTCGGACGTTTCGTCGTCGTCGGCCCGAAAGTCGCGGCTTACCGCGTCTCCTCGCGGTCGTTCCCGAACCGGAAGATAATCGAGCGCGACGGCGCGCTGACCGTCGCGCCCACTGAGGATGCGCCCGAGACGGACAACCCCTACATCTCGTACAACTGCGCGCGGACGGTCGGCGACGAGTCGGCCGTCGTCGGAAACGGGTCGCACGTAGACCCTATCACGGAAAAACTCGAACTCGGCTATCCCGCGCGCGACGCGCTGGCCGAGAGTCTGCTCGCGCTTGACTACGAGAAAGACGATTACGACACCCCGCGAATCGCGGGCGTGTTGACCGACGACTCGGCGTTCGTCGGCACCGTCCGGAGCGACGCCCTGCTCGTCCGCGAGGTGACCGAACCGACGCTCGTGGCGACCTACGAGAGGAACGGCCCCGAAGCGTTCGACTTCGCGGCCGACTCCGCTGCCGAGGCCGCTAGCCGGTCGTACGACCTCGACTTCGAACACGCGGTCTGTGCGGCGGGAGTCACGCGCACCGACGCCGGGTTCGAGTTTGCGGTCGAGAACGGCGTCTGA
- a CDS encoding metallophosphoesterase family protein has protein sequence MQIGVLSDVHSNRVAFETVLDDMPEVDALVCAGDVVGYNPWPAECAEIVRERDISIIMGNHDRAVASDTAFPFNGMAQAGVEHARERLTDEQTEWLGDLPNERRLFDGRVKVVHGHPDDPDRYTMPSDFAADLLGDEDALIMGHTHVQHHQKYGEGVVMNPGSVGQPRDGDPRAAYAVLDLDDLSVTEHRVEYDVAAVQAAVEDAGLPSRIGERLEHGK, from the coding sequence ATGCAGATAGGCGTTCTCTCAGACGTTCACTCGAATCGAGTTGCCTTCGAGACCGTCCTCGACGACATGCCGGAGGTGGACGCGCTCGTCTGCGCTGGCGACGTAGTCGGGTACAACCCGTGGCCCGCCGAGTGCGCCGAGATAGTCCGGGAACGAGATATTTCGATTATTATGGGTAATCACGACCGAGCGGTCGCCTCGGACACCGCCTTCCCCTTCAACGGGATGGCACAGGCGGGCGTCGAACACGCCCGCGAACGCCTCACCGACGAGCAGACCGAATGGCTTGGCGACCTCCCGAACGAGCGTCGCCTCTTCGACGGCCGAGTGAAAGTCGTCCACGGCCACCCCGACGACCCCGACCGCTACACGATGCCCAGCGATTTCGCGGCCGACCTGCTCGGCGACGAGGACGCGCTGATTATGGGCCACACGCACGTCCAGCATCATCAGAAGTACGGCGAGGGCGTCGTCATGAACCCCGGAAGCGTCGGCCAACCCCGAGACGGAGACCCGCGGGCCGCCTACGCCGTCCTTGACTTGGACGACCTGAGCGTGACCGAACACCGCGTCGAGTACGACGTGGCGGCGGTGCAGGCGGCCGTCGAGGACGCGGGACTGCCGAGTCGAATCGGCGAGCGATTGGAACACGGGAAGTAG
- a CDS encoding DEAD/DEAH box helicase, whose product MATTGDQQYVDHELLVPEFIERRMYQLQLAGAAKDRHTLVCLPTGLGKTTVSLLVTAERLADVGGKSLLLAPTKPLVQQHAEFYREALEIPDDDIVMFTGEVRPEERTELWQHASVVIATPQVVENDLVGSRIDLSTVTHVTFDECHRATGDYAYNYIAERYHQDASDPLVTGMSASPGGDEEEILEVCENLGIDNVEVMTEEDSDVEEYTHDTDVEWERVELPDEVLEIRDALNEVVEDRLAKLKELGITRKTSADLSETDIKKMRAELQQLIDNDQSEGYQGMSALAEIRKLRTAVTYVETQSVEALRRYFERQRNAAKSSGASKASQRFVSEPKVKEAMRRAEKYDDLHPKYSRARIRIAETLGIQNGERVIVFTESRDTAEALTEFLGQNFDTQRFVGQGDKEGSDGMTQTQQQEVLDRFRGGDFEVLVSTSVAEEGLDVPEVDLVLFYEPVPTAIRSIQRKGRTGRQAKGKVAVLLAEDTRDEAYFWISKRREDEMEEEMRKLKGVADEVEEELDDSQRQLGDFDAEESGRTESSGEGGDAESDVEPGLQTFDASGEASESESSDEESTADDADGVVATAEPDDETVEIVADQRELDSTIARDLSMREGIETRLETLSVGDYVLSDRVVVERKSVGDFLDTLTGGDRSMFEQVGDATRHYARPVVILEGEGLYEERNVHPNAIRGALSSLAVDFGASVLRTDDEDDTADLLEVIAAREQETDDREVSVHGEKSSKTLAEQQEYVVSSIADIGPVTARSLLEEFKTVEAVMTAREGDLLGVQGVGEVTAERIRDVIGSEYDR is encoded by the coding sequence ATGGCGACGACCGGGGACCAGCAGTACGTAGACCACGAACTCCTCGTCCCGGAGTTCATCGAGCGCCGGATGTACCAGTTACAACTCGCGGGGGCGGCGAAGGACCGCCACACCCTCGTGTGTCTCCCGACCGGTCTCGGGAAGACGACGGTGAGTCTGCTGGTGACCGCCGAACGACTGGCCGACGTGGGTGGGAAGTCGCTCCTGCTCGCGCCGACGAAACCCCTCGTCCAACAGCACGCCGAGTTCTACAGAGAAGCCCTCGAAATCCCCGACGATGACATCGTGATGTTCACCGGCGAGGTTCGGCCCGAAGAGCGAACCGAACTCTGGCAGCACGCCTCGGTCGTCATCGCCACCCCGCAGGTCGTGGAGAACGACCTCGTTGGAAGCCGAATCGACCTCAGCACCGTCACGCACGTCACCTTCGACGAGTGTCACCGCGCGACCGGCGACTACGCCTACAACTACATCGCCGAGCGGTACCATCAAGACGCGAGCGACCCGCTCGTCACGGGGATGAGCGCCTCGCCCGGCGGCGACGAGGAGGAGATTCTGGAGGTCTGTGAGAACCTCGGCATCGATAACGTGGAGGTGATGACCGAGGAGGATTCGGACGTAGAGGAGTACACCCACGACACCGACGTGGAGTGGGAGCGCGTCGAGTTGCCCGACGAGGTGCTGGAGATTCGTGACGCCCTGAACGAAGTCGTGGAGGACCGACTGGCGAAGCTGAAGGAGTTGGGCATCACTCGCAAGACCAGCGCCGACCTCTCGGAGACCGACATCAAGAAGATGCGGGCGGAACTCCAGCAACTCATCGACAACGACCAGTCGGAGGGGTATCAGGGAATGTCGGCGCTCGCCGAGATTCGGAAGCTTCGGACCGCGGTCACCTACGTCGAAACACAGAGCGTCGAAGCCCTCCGTAGGTACTTCGAGCGCCAGCGCAACGCCGCCAAGTCCTCGGGTGCGTCGAAGGCGAGCCAGCGGTTCGTCTCCGAACCGAAAGTCAAGGAGGCGATGCGCAGGGCCGAGAAGTACGACGACCTCCACCCGAAATACTCCCGCGCGAGGATACGCATCGCCGAGACGCTGGGCATCCAGAACGGCGAGCGCGTCATCGTGTTCACCGAGTCGCGGGACACCGCCGAGGCGCTGACCGAGTTTCTGGGCCAGAACTTCGACACCCAGCGGTTCGTCGGACAGGGCGACAAGGAGGGCAGCGACGGAATGACCCAAACCCAACAGCAAGAGGTCTTGGACCGCTTCCGCGGCGGCGACTTCGAGGTGCTGGTCTCGACTTCGGTCGCCGAGGAAGGACTCGACGTGCCCGAAGTGGACCTCGTGCTGTTCTACGAACCGGTGCCCACGGCGATTCGGTCCATCCAGCGCAAGGGTCGGACCGGCCGACAGGCGAAGGGGAAGGTCGCAGTGCTGCTCGCCGAGGACACCCGCGACGAGGCCTACTTCTGGATTTCCAAGCGCCGCGAGGACGAGATGGAAGAAGAGATGCGGAAGCTGAAGGGTGTCGCCGACGAGGTCGAAGAGGAGTTAGACGACTCGCAGCGACAACTCGGTGACTTCGACGCCGAAGAGTCGGGCAGGACCGAAAGTTCTGGCGAGGGCGGCGACGCCGAATCCGACGTGGAACCTGGACTACAGACGTTCGACGCGAGTGGCGAAGCCTCAGAGTCGGAGTCGTCAGACGAAGAATCGACGGCGGACGACGCGGACGGCGTCGTCGCCACTGCGGAACCCGACGACGAGACGGTCGAAATCGTCGCCGACCAGCGCGAACTCGACTCGACCATCGCGCGTGACCTCTCGATGCGCGAGGGAATCGAGACCCGCCTCGAAACGCTGTCGGTCGGCGACTACGTGCTGAGCGACCGCGTGGTGGTCGAGCGCAAGTCGGTGGGTGACTTCCTCGACACGCTGACCGGCGGCGACCGCTCGATGTTCGAGCAGGTCGGCGACGCCACCCGCCACTACGCCCGACCGGTCGTGATTCTGGAGGGCGAGGGACTCTACGAGGAGCGCAACGTTCACCCGAACGCGATTCGGGGCGCGCTCTCGTCGCTGGCGGTTGATTTCGGCGCGAGCGTCCTCCGGACCGACGACGAGGACGACACCGCCGACCTGCTGGAGGTCATCGCGGCCCGCGAGCAGGAGACCGACGACCGGGAGGTGTCGGTCCACGGCGAGAAATCGAGCAAGACACTGGCCGAACAACAGGAGTACGTCGTCTCCTCCATCGCGGACATCGGTCCCGTCACCGCCCGGTCGCTGCTGGAGGAGTTCAAAACCGTCGAGGCGGTCATGACGGCCCGAGAAGGCGATCTGCTCGGAGTTCAAGGCGTCGGTGAAGTCACCGCCGAGCGAATCCGCGACGTAATCGGGAGCGAGTACGACCGGTAG
- a CDS encoding DUF7089 family protein — MFEERSLSGEVAAVRESHAPDALVLDSGPDFETLDPARAEDLGLLVDALDPLAYPDEWLPEDAPELLARFASSDFTVGMPGDGSVAWTRQTDPPVAFVKPRVQGSPDDFVDFLVAEALVEIGTGVPEQFLGFFEDRYRDLDAALPFDSGSVYQIAAALYDAYLGLHTRDIFAGWDDDHPRLFAAWQDAGERIEPRLQGLPSSMARDETDFADAAEFACAAVKHGLELPAPFAALDTAAYRDHGADYAVKWAEKTFQ, encoded by the coding sequence ATGTTCGAAGAACGCTCGCTTTCCGGAGAGGTCGCTGCGGTCCGGGAGAGCCACGCGCCCGACGCGCTGGTTCTCGACTCAGGACCGGATTTCGAGACGCTCGACCCCGCGCGCGCCGAGGACCTCGGTCTGCTCGTGGACGCGCTCGACCCGCTGGCCTACCCCGACGAGTGGCTTCCCGAGGACGCGCCTGAACTCCTCGCCCGGTTCGCCTCGTCGGACTTCACGGTCGGGATGCCCGGCGACGGGAGCGTCGCGTGGACGCGCCAGACCGATCCGCCGGTCGCGTTCGTGAAGCCTCGCGTGCAGGGGTCGCCCGACGACTTCGTGGACTTCCTCGTGGCCGAGGCGCTCGTGGAAATCGGCACCGGAGTCCCCGAGCAGTTCCTCGGGTTCTTCGAGGACCGATACCGGGACCTCGACGCCGCGCTTCCCTTCGACTCCGGAAGCGTGTATCAAATCGCGGCGGCGCTGTACGACGCCTACCTCGGACTCCACACCCGCGACATTTTTGCGGGATGGGACGACGACCACCCGCGACTCTTTGCGGCGTGGCAGGACGCGGGCGAGCGAATCGAACCGCGATTGCAGGGGCTTCCGTCGTCGATGGCCCGCGACGAGACCGACTTCGCGGACGCCGCGGAGTTCGCCTGCGCGGCGGTGAAACACGGTCTCGAACTCCCCGCGCCGTTCGCGGCGCTCGACACTGCGGCCTACCGCGACCACGGCGCGGACTACGCGGTCAAGTGGGCTGAAAAGACTTTCCAGTGA